Proteins from a single region of Stigmatella erecta:
- a CDS encoding 4'-phosphopantetheinyl transferase family protein: protein MPTSAPPPPLLTLPPDEVHVWIVEPERITDPGLLASYRVLLDAPEREKQQRFHFERHRLQYLVSHALVRLTLSRYAPVAPGAWSFAANTYGRPEIRGEEKPWLRFNLSHTDGMALCAVARDVDVGADVEDAERKGETVGIADSFFAPAEVAALRALPEHAQRERFFDYWTLKEAYIKARGMGLSLPLEQFAFELPAELPARISFDPRLVDEPSHWQFVRFRPSTRHAAALAVRRPVGAPLSVRFQRTVPLQGDGPVEYLTRETRQPLRLQMAAEGAR, encoded by the coding sequence ATGCCGACGTCCGCCCCTCCGCCGCCGTTGTTGACGCTGCCGCCCGATGAGGTCCATGTCTGGATCGTTGAGCCCGAGCGCATCACCGATCCCGGGTTGCTGGCGTCCTACCGGGTCTTGCTGGATGCGCCGGAGCGCGAGAAGCAGCAGCGGTTCCACTTCGAGAGGCACCGGCTGCAGTACCTGGTTTCTCACGCGCTCGTGCGGCTCACCCTGTCACGCTATGCACCGGTAGCCCCCGGGGCCTGGTCCTTCGCCGCCAACACGTATGGGCGGCCGGAGATCCGCGGCGAGGAGAAGCCGTGGCTGCGCTTCAACCTCTCCCACACGGATGGAATGGCCCTCTGCGCGGTGGCCCGCGACGTGGATGTGGGCGCGGACGTGGAGGACGCCGAGCGGAAGGGGGAGACGGTCGGGATCGCGGACAGCTTCTTCGCCCCCGCGGAGGTGGCCGCGCTTCGAGCGCTTCCGGAGCATGCGCAGCGCGAGCGCTTCTTCGATTACTGGACCCTGAAAGAGGCCTACATCAAAGCCCGGGGCATGGGGCTCTCCCTACCGCTGGAGCAGTTCGCCTTCGAGCTGCCGGCGGAGCTTCCCGCCCGGATCTCCTTCGATCCTCGCCTGGTGGACGAGCCCTCTCACTGGCAGTTCGTGCGGTTCCGGCCTTCCACGCGGCACGCCGCTGCCCTGGCCGTGCGCCGCCCCGTGGGTGCCCCGCTCTCGGTGCGGTTCCAGCGAACCGTTCCGCTCCAGGGGGATGGGCCCGTGGAATACCTCACCCGGGAGACGCGCCAGCCGCTGCGCCTCCAGATGGCTGCGGAAGGGGCGCGCTGA
- a CDS encoding galactose oxidase-like domain-containing protein: protein MSWPISATHTHLLPSGKVMFFGEFDEGKQPPRLWDPAANTLTPLSAPPFNIFCAGHSFLEDGRLLITGGHVDSHKGLPQAIIFNPKTNGWDPVPDMNDKRWYPNNTTLANGEVLVLSGETDGEGLFNELPQRYLPSSNTWVNLSTAQRKIPYYPHMFLAPNNKLFFAGPWRSSQWLDPEGTGTWFEAPYSQFGGRSYGGNVYFDGKVLSTGGGNPPTKTVELIDLNQPSPSWSYQSPMSIARRQHNTMFLPDGKILVTGGSSLEGFNNPDGAVRHAEVWDPETNVWKNLASNNAFRGYHSTTLLLPDGRVLSAGGRNVRTAEVFEPPYLFQGPRPTLTAAPDELKPGTAFNVGTPNASQIKKVTLIALGSVTHAFDSNLRFLTLPHTVTPEGLSVTAPESNVMAPPGPYMLFLISQEGIPSVAKVVMVKKVAPKFSRALAFSDVWKYDDTNVDRGTAWLSASYDDAQWKSGPGQLGFGDGDEGTVLTATVPSQPSVYFRKKFSLAKPVSAAMLEVLFDDGIQVWVNEVPVFSRNMAKGLNFETFASGSTNNQYIREKLALSGTPFRVGENLITAMVKQVGSNSTDLTFALGLEVESTPAPVDDVIQVLSPNGGESWVGGSRVSIRWALKSPLSAVDLAFSADGGGVWVPIAFELPASQGTYTWRVPNIASSRVLVRVSKSGGGTSDVSDAVFAIVRTQLQGHPREAP, encoded by the coding sequence ATGTCATGGCCCATCTCCGCCACACACACGCACCTGCTGCCCAGTGGCAAGGTGATGTTCTTCGGGGAGTTTGACGAGGGCAAACAACCCCCCCGGCTGTGGGATCCCGCGGCCAACACGCTCACGCCGCTCTCCGCGCCCCCCTTCAACATCTTCTGCGCGGGACACTCCTTCCTCGAAGATGGCAGGTTGCTCATCACGGGGGGGCACGTGGACAGCCACAAGGGCTTGCCCCAGGCCATCATCTTCAATCCGAAGACGAATGGTTGGGACCCTGTGCCCGACATGAACGACAAGCGCTGGTACCCGAACAACACCACCTTGGCCAATGGCGAGGTGCTGGTGCTCTCGGGGGAGACGGACGGGGAGGGCTTGTTCAACGAGCTGCCCCAGCGCTACCTGCCCAGCTCCAACACCTGGGTGAACCTGTCCACCGCCCAGAGGAAGATTCCGTATTACCCGCACATGTTCCTGGCCCCCAACAACAAGCTCTTCTTCGCGGGGCCCTGGCGCTCCAGCCAGTGGTTAGATCCAGAGGGGACCGGCACGTGGTTCGAGGCACCGTACAGCCAGTTTGGCGGCAGGTCCTACGGAGGAAACGTCTACTTTGACGGAAAGGTACTCTCCACGGGCGGCGGAAATCCTCCCACGAAAACCGTGGAGCTCATTGATCTCAACCAACCTTCGCCCAGCTGGAGCTACCAGAGCCCCATGAGCATCGCCCGGCGGCAGCACAACACGATGTTCTTGCCGGACGGCAAGATCCTCGTGACGGGCGGAAGCAGTCTGGAAGGGTTCAACAATCCCGATGGCGCCGTCCGTCATGCCGAGGTGTGGGATCCAGAGACCAATGTCTGGAAGAACCTGGCCAGCAACAACGCCTTTCGCGGATACCATTCGACCACGCTGTTGCTGCCGGATGGGCGGGTGCTGAGTGCGGGGGGCCGCAATGTGCGCACCGCGGAAGTCTTCGAGCCTCCCTATCTCTTCCAGGGGCCGCGTCCTACCCTCACGGCGGCCCCGGATGAGCTCAAGCCCGGAACGGCCTTCAACGTCGGGACGCCCAACGCGAGCCAGATCAAGAAGGTCACGTTGATTGCGTTGGGCTCCGTGACGCATGCCTTCGATTCGAACCTTCGGTTTCTCACGCTGCCGCACACGGTGACCCCGGAGGGACTCAGCGTCACCGCGCCGGAGAGCAACGTGATGGCCCCTCCGGGGCCGTACATGTTGTTTCTGATCAGCCAGGAAGGCATCCCTTCGGTGGCGAAGGTGGTGATGGTCAAGAAGGTGGCGCCGAAGTTCTCCCGCGCCCTCGCCTTCAGCGATGTGTGGAAGTACGACGACACCAACGTGGACCGGGGCACCGCCTGGCTCTCGGCCAGCTACGACGATGCTCAGTGGAAGTCCGGGCCCGGACAGCTGGGCTTCGGGGATGGAGATGAGGGGACGGTGCTCACCGCCACGGTGCCATCGCAACCCTCCGTCTATTTTCGAAAGAAGTTCTCCCTGGCCAAGCCTGTCTCGGCGGCCATGCTGGAGGTGCTCTTCGATGATGGCATTCAGGTGTGGGTCAACGAGGTGCCCGTCTTCTCCCGGAACATGGCAAAGGGGCTCAACTTCGAGACCTTCGCCTCGGGCTCGACGAATAACCAATACATCCGGGAGAAGCTGGCGCTCTCGGGCACGCCCTTCCGGGTGGGGGAGAACCTCATCACGGCGATGGTAAAGCAGGTGGGCAGCAACTCGACCGACCTGACCTTCGCGCTGGGGCTGGAGGTGGAGAGCACCCCGGCGCCCGTGGATGACGTGATCCAGGTGCTGTCTCCGAACGGAGGAGAGTCCTGGGTGGGGGGAAGCCGGGTCAGCATCCGCTGGGCGCTCAAGAGCCCCTTGTCCGCGGTGGACCTCGCCTTCTCCGCGGATGGAGGGGGCGTCTGGGTGCCCATTGCCTTCGAGCTTCCTGCGAGCCAGGGCACCTACACGTGGCGGGTGCCGAACATCGCCTCGTCCCGGGTGCTGGTGCGCGTGTCGAAATCCGGGGGAGGGACTTCGGACGTGAGCGATGCCGTGTTCGCGATCGTGCGCACGCAGCTCCAGGGGCACCCGCGAGAGGCTCCGTGA
- a CDS encoding glycosyltransferase: protein MELFPIQILFLVVLMNRYILGPLMRRVRSNQFDATNDDYEPTVAIIIPLFNEGEGIYHAINSLLLQDYPPDKLSIVVVDDCSKDDSHAWALKAAERHPNVLVMRNPENMGKRKGINRGVRATRSEVVVSVDSDVIVDRSAVRQLVRRFLHPRIAAVGGRTYVTNRHQTWLTRMVEIKFHFAQEWLKDLERGFRSVMCLSGCLTAYRRHVLEELEPILEARAIAGIAIKYGEDRFLTRQIIKAGYETLYTTDAVCYTAAPAHLPGYFAQQLRWRRSNLVDMLGGLSHAWRLHPVVAVHYVSQLGLLLSYPVVIVHNVLTGEFWDILAMHVLVVGLMGFIYRWETRHLPEDRRVPALSFLPMALLMPVTYALFTPLALWTLDSGSWETRGAPSANTDTPAPPDTALLPTQTAGGLS from the coding sequence ATGGAGCTATTTCCCATTCAAATCCTGTTCCTCGTGGTGTTGATGAACCGGTACATCCTGGGACCCTTGATGCGGCGGGTCCGGAGCAATCAATTCGATGCCACGAATGATGATTACGAGCCCACGGTGGCCATCATCATTCCCCTCTTCAATGAAGGCGAAGGCATCTACCACGCCATCAACAGCCTGCTGTTACAGGATTACCCCCCCGACAAGCTGTCGATTGTCGTGGTCGATGACTGCTCCAAGGACGACAGCCATGCCTGGGCCCTGAAGGCCGCCGAGAGACATCCCAATGTCCTGGTGATGCGCAACCCGGAGAACATGGGCAAGCGCAAGGGCATCAACCGGGGAGTGCGTGCCACCCGCTCGGAGGTCGTCGTCTCGGTGGACTCGGATGTCATCGTGGACCGGAGCGCCGTGCGGCAGCTCGTCCGGCGGTTTCTCCACCCGCGGATCGCCGCGGTGGGCGGAAGAACCTATGTGACGAACCGCCACCAGACCTGGCTCACGCGGATGGTCGAGATCAAGTTTCACTTCGCCCAGGAGTGGCTCAAGGACCTGGAGCGGGGATTCCGCTCGGTGATGTGTCTGTCCGGGTGTCTGACGGCCTATCGCCGCCATGTGCTGGAGGAGCTCGAGCCCATCCTGGAGGCGCGTGCCATCGCCGGGATCGCCATCAAGTACGGCGAGGATCGCTTCCTCACCCGGCAGATCATCAAGGCGGGCTATGAGACCCTCTACACCACGGACGCGGTCTGCTACACCGCCGCTCCCGCTCACCTCCCGGGCTACTTCGCGCAGCAGCTGCGCTGGCGCCGCTCCAACCTGGTGGACATGCTGGGCGGGCTCAGCCACGCCTGGCGGCTGCACCCCGTGGTGGCGGTCCACTATGTCTCGCAGTTAGGGCTGTTGCTCTCCTACCCCGTCGTCATCGTCCACAACGTGTTGACCGGGGAGTTCTGGGACATCCTGGCCATGCACGTGCTCGTGGTGGGGCTCATGGGCTTCATCTACCGCTGGGAGACGCGCCACCTGCCCGAGGACCGGCGTGTCCCGGCCCTGAGCTTCCTGCCCATGGCCCTGTTGATGCCCGTCACCTACGCCCTCTTCACACCGCTGGCGCTGTGGACGCTGGATTCGGGCAGCTGGGAAACGCGGGGCGCGCCGTCCGCGAACACGGACACGCCGGCACCTCCGGATACCGCCCTGCTGCCCACTCAGACCGCAGGGGGCCTCTCATGA
- a CDS encoding DUF6268 family outer membrane beta-barrel protein, with the protein MFRGALFACIVLFAGMASAQSAEDRAYIGVTFGGGTRVGPQGARLDDRQQLKLRLPLGALFLGRNVLVPSFGYEGWWGGLEQRGPVADVPKDTLDRNFHAFQLGLTGIRPLSPRWMLAAGVMANTRTDFRSQFDFALDTSWTGFATATYLMGTDGRMRLTFGLAALYPFDFTPVVPIVSFVYRGDSYILELGLPRLAMLLKVGGRMELGLTGEYGQQVFRTPFSAAGDRSPTDYYARQTMLRVGPTVNTRVSSSLWLSTSLGVDLMNDYALLDKDRKRMTMELFNSTKPAPYLSVSLGWRPQPRPSADLRPAEAPSSPAASRAGRPSLLSR; encoded by the coding sequence ATGTTTCGAGGGGCCCTCTTCGCATGCATCGTCCTCTTCGCCGGTATGGCGAGCGCGCAGTCGGCGGAGGACCGGGCGTACATCGGTGTCACCTTCGGCGGTGGAACGCGGGTAGGCCCCCAGGGGGCCAGGCTCGATGATCGGCAGCAGCTCAAGCTGCGCCTGCCGTTGGGCGCGCTCTTCCTGGGACGGAACGTGCTCGTCCCGTCCTTCGGCTACGAGGGGTGGTGGGGGGGATTGGAGCAGCGAGGCCCCGTGGCGGATGTGCCGAAGGACACGTTGGACCGGAACTTTCATGCCTTCCAGCTCGGGCTCACGGGGATCCGTCCGCTGTCGCCCCGCTGGATGCTGGCGGCGGGCGTCATGGCGAACACCCGCACCGACTTCCGGAGCCAGTTCGACTTTGCACTGGACACCTCGTGGACGGGCTTCGCGACGGCGACCTACCTGATGGGGACCGATGGCCGGATGCGCCTGACGTTCGGCCTGGCCGCCCTCTATCCGTTCGACTTCACGCCCGTGGTCCCCATCGTGTCATTCGTCTATCGCGGGGATTCGTACATCCTGGAGCTGGGGCTGCCCCGGCTCGCGATGCTTCTGAAGGTGGGCGGGCGGATGGAGCTGGGCTTGACCGGCGAGTACGGCCAGCAGGTGTTTCGGACCCCCTTCTCGGCCGCTGGAGACCGGAGCCCCACGGACTACTACGCCCGGCAGACGATGCTTCGCGTGGGTCCCACGGTGAATACACGCGTGAGCAGCAGCCTCTGGTTGAGCACCTCCCTGGGCGTGGACCTGATGAACGACTACGCGCTGCTCGACAAGGACCGGAAGCGGATGACGATGGAGTTGTTCAACTCGACGAAGCCCGCTCCCTACCTGAGCGTGTCGCTGGGTTGGCGTCCACAGCCCCGTCCCTCCGCGGACCTCCGCCCCGCGGAGGCTCCGTCTTCGCCTGCCGCCTCGCGGGCGGGACGCCCCTCGCTGCTCAGCCGGTGA
- a CDS encoding Rieske 2Fe-2S domain-containing protein: MRITFIGHAGFVVETSSAVVVMDPWLSPRGAFDSAWMQLPRNHHLAPQVRELLESSPKQRFLYISHEHQDHFDPEFLETLTKRDFSVLLPKFQRSALRDMFQAYGCKRIISCRDGQEIPVPGGGYIKLFLTESGTNRDSGVLVRGDGQSFLNLNDCKIHDRLARILEAEGSIDFFSAQFSGAIWHPICYDYSREVYEEISLKKRASKFEAVARAIQTVNPRAFLAAAGPACFLDPALFHLNLEKVNIFPRAPELFAFLKERLPHGSTRYLEPMPGDVLDGESLEWAHQSPERVTDENLADYLHAYASDMAHLFRERRRNILWAEVEEIHGKLHTELRRKLDRLELHGRVGMPLYMGLNELPGQWLRVDFRLRRVDLVPEIKDRSRYTMMVAATDIARVLERKLTWEELLLSFRHRMSRTPDVYEPILHAFLGLEIEDVGVFCQDLVAAEARRERTVVTAGGKRYAIQRFCPHQGADLTEAWIEGGRYLLCPRHRWQFDLQDGGRCAANGLSIEAKCLPDTERERRQQPVREAQTRF; encoded by the coding sequence ATGCGGATCACGTTTATCGGCCATGCTGGCTTTGTCGTCGAGACGTCCAGCGCCGTGGTGGTGATGGATCCCTGGCTGTCACCCAGGGGAGCATTTGATTCTGCGTGGATGCAGTTGCCCAGGAACCACCACCTCGCGCCGCAGGTGCGCGAGCTGCTGGAGTCATCACCCAAGCAACGCTTCCTGTACATCAGCCATGAGCACCAGGATCACTTCGATCCCGAGTTCCTCGAGACGTTGACGAAGCGGGACTTCTCGGTGCTCCTGCCGAAGTTCCAGCGGTCCGCGCTGCGCGACATGTTCCAGGCGTATGGGTGCAAGCGGATCATCTCCTGCCGGGACGGGCAGGAGATCCCCGTGCCGGGAGGCGGCTACATCAAGCTGTTCCTCACGGAGTCCGGGACGAACCGGGACTCGGGGGTGCTGGTGAGGGGAGACGGACAATCCTTTCTCAACCTCAACGACTGCAAGATTCACGACCGGCTGGCGCGGATCCTGGAGGCCGAGGGCTCCATCGACTTCTTCTCCGCCCAGTTCTCGGGCGCCATCTGGCACCCCATCTGCTACGACTACTCGCGCGAGGTGTACGAGGAGATCTCGCTCAAGAAGCGCGCCAGCAAATTCGAGGCGGTGGCGCGAGCCATCCAGACGGTCAACCCCCGGGCCTTCCTGGCCGCGGCGGGCCCCGCCTGCTTCCTGGACCCCGCCCTGTTTCACCTGAACCTGGAGAAGGTGAACATCTTCCCGCGGGCCCCCGAGCTGTTCGCCTTCCTGAAGGAACGCTTGCCCCATGGCTCGACGCGGTACCTCGAGCCCATGCCCGGCGATGTGCTGGACGGGGAGAGCTTGGAGTGGGCGCACCAGTCGCCCGAGCGCGTCACGGACGAGAACCTGGCGGACTACCTGCATGCCTATGCCTCGGACATGGCGCACCTGTTCCGGGAGCGGCGCCGCAACATCCTCTGGGCGGAGGTGGAGGAGATCCATGGGAAGCTGCACACGGAGCTGCGGCGCAAGCTGGATCGCCTGGAGCTGCACGGACGGGTGGGGATGCCGCTGTACATGGGCCTGAACGAACTACCCGGGCAATGGCTGCGGGTGGACTTCCGGCTGCGGCGGGTGGACCTCGTTCCGGAAATCAAGGACCGCAGCCGGTACACGATGATGGTGGCGGCCACGGACATCGCGCGTGTGCTGGAGCGCAAGCTGACCTGGGAGGAGCTGTTGCTCTCCTTCCGGCACCGGATGAGCCGCACGCCGGACGTCTACGAGCCCATCTTGCATGCCTTCCTGGGCCTGGAAATCGAGGACGTGGGGGTGTTCTGCCAGGACTTGGTCGCGGCGGAGGCGAGGCGCGAGCGCACCGTGGTGACGGCCGGGGGGAAACGCTACGCCATCCAGCGCTTCTGTCCGCACCAGGGCGCGGACCTGACCGAAGCCTGGATCGAGGGAGGGCGGTACCTCCTGTGCCCGCGGCACCGCTGGCAGTTCGATTTGCAGGATGGCGGCCGGTGCGCGGCCAACGGCCTGTCCATCGAGGCCAAGTGCCTGCCGGACACGGAGCGTGAGCGGCGGCAACAGCCGGTCCGGGAAGCCCAGACCCGGTTCTGA
- a CDS encoding carbohydrate-binding protein, which produces MTMLYPSKEGGESWFMAEDPTKDARFDPQTKITLNTDGSWKMKSNQVRMSVFTSASLKAFQIPTYDREVLAEQGYMQSPSDWKNVEMTGYVKLNAVSDVKDNFDWYARGGRHSDSVPCEGSSYKGALHYDGRVRWQKETWHVSYEQAPYKPAVSALKGRWVGLKAIIRNVEVDGAEAVRLELWVDDSADKVSWKKVYDMVDAGDWGGDASECDGLTDAMPITWGGPIAVFRWDSAKDVDFKWMSVREIQP; this is translated from the coding sequence GTGACAATGCTTTATCCCTCCAAAGAGGGCGGCGAGTCCTGGTTCATGGCGGAGGATCCCACCAAGGACGCGCGCTTTGATCCCCAGACCAAGATTACCCTGAACACCGATGGCTCCTGGAAGATGAAATCCAACCAGGTCCGGATGTCTGTCTTCACCTCCGCGAGCCTCAAGGCCTTCCAGATTCCCACCTACGACCGGGAAGTGCTGGCGGAGCAGGGCTACATGCAATCGCCCAGCGACTGGAAGAACGTGGAGATGACGGGCTACGTCAAGCTCAACGCGGTCTCGGACGTCAAGGACAACTTCGATTGGTACGCCCGCGGCGGCCGGCACTCGGACTCGGTGCCGTGCGAGGGCTCCTCCTACAAGGGCGCGCTGCACTACGACGGGCGCGTCCGCTGGCAGAAGGAGACGTGGCACGTCAGCTACGAGCAGGCGCCCTACAAGCCTGCGGTGTCCGCGCTCAAGGGCCGCTGGGTGGGCCTGAAGGCCATCATCCGCAACGTCGAGGTGGATGGTGCCGAGGCCGTGCGGCTGGAGCTGTGGGTGGATGACTCCGCCGACAAGGTCTCCTGGAAGAAGGTCTACGACATGGTGGACGCCGGGGACTGGGGCGGGGATGCCTCCGAGTGCGATGGCCTCACGGACGCCATGCCCATCACCTGGGGCGGCCCCATCGCGGTCTTCCGCTGGGACAGCGCCAAGGATGTGGATTTCAAATGGATGAGTGTCCGGGAAATCCAGCCTTGA
- a CDS encoding YacL family protein, whose amino-acid sequence MRQKLRFTWDQRGDATVLAEPPHDVLAGYLSEELQTNAPVCRRVLDTIQSLRVGRRSSWDTEGQAWSVSLNRARAAIVSEYAVPGRSLDLTLEEFEEAVGSWLRFIELSRA is encoded by the coding sequence ATGAGGCAGAAGCTGCGGTTTACCTGGGATCAGCGCGGGGATGCGACAGTGCTCGCGGAGCCACCACATGACGTGCTTGCGGGCTACCTGTCGGAGGAACTGCAAACGAACGCACCGGTCTGCAGGCGTGTGCTCGATACCATCCAGTCCCTGAGGGTGGGCCGGCGCTCATCCTGGGACACGGAGGGCCAGGCGTGGAGCGTGAGCCTCAACCGGGCCCGCGCGGCCATCGTGAGCGAGTACGCGGTTCCGGGCCGCTCGCTGGATCTGACACTGGAAGAGTTCGAAGAGGCTGTGGGCTCATGGCTCCGCTTCATCGAGCTCTCGCGCGCGTGA
- a CDS encoding RICIN domain-containing protein — MLRMKLIRCLSLLGVVGGLSGCAVEQETPEELGQLQGEATVTSITEGDYVIRSARTGKCMDIAASGTADGTKVQQWDCNGTNAQKFNISPTSDGYWKIINVNSGKGLDVKAVSYEQNAEIHQWSYVGGANQQFRFVNRGGDRFTIHLRHTDMAIDLYWGSADNGTIYVQYPYSTYDNQLFTLDKVSGGGTTPPPTGNGIASVLSEGTFNSMFPSRNGFYTYRALVDAANTFPEFATSSDIAIRKREVAAFLANIAHETGNLVYIEEINKSVMCDTSWGPAGCGCAAGKMYYGRGPIQLSWNGNYCAAGNYLGVDLKNNPDLVAQNATIAWRTGLWFWMTQTGAGSMTAHNAIINNAGFGQTIRSINGALECDGKNPGQVDSRVNNYNRFLQMLGGTAVGNSRC; from the coding sequence ATGCTGCGTATGAAGCTGATCCGTTGTCTGTCATTGCTGGGTGTCGTGGGTGGCTTGAGTGGCTGTGCCGTGGAGCAGGAGACCCCGGAGGAGCTCGGACAGCTCCAGGGCGAGGCCACCGTCACCAGCATCACCGAGGGTGACTATGTCATCCGCTCCGCGCGGACCGGCAAGTGTATGGACATCGCCGCGTCCGGCACGGCGGACGGGACGAAGGTCCAGCAGTGGGATTGCAACGGGACCAACGCCCAGAAGTTCAACATCTCGCCCACGTCGGATGGGTACTGGAAGATCATCAACGTCAACAGCGGCAAGGGGCTCGACGTCAAGGCGGTGAGCTACGAGCAGAACGCCGAGATCCACCAGTGGTCCTACGTCGGTGGGGCCAACCAGCAGTTCCGGTTCGTGAACCGGGGCGGCGACCGGTTCACCATCCACCTGCGCCACACGGACATGGCCATCGATCTGTACTGGGGCTCGGCGGACAACGGGACGATCTACGTGCAGTACCCCTACAGCACCTACGACAACCAGCTCTTCACCCTCGACAAGGTGAGCGGTGGCGGCACGACCCCTCCCCCCACCGGCAACGGCATCGCCTCGGTCCTGAGCGAGGGCACCTTCAACTCCATGTTCCCCAGCCGCAACGGCTTCTACACCTACCGGGCGCTGGTGGACGCGGCCAACACCTTCCCGGAGTTCGCCACCTCCAGCGATATCGCCATCCGCAAGCGCGAGGTGGCCGCCTTCCTGGCCAACATCGCCCACGAGACCGGCAACCTGGTCTACATCGAGGAGATCAACAAGAGCGTCATGTGCGACACCAGCTGGGGCCCTGCCGGCTGCGGCTGCGCCGCGGGCAAGATGTACTACGGCCGTGGCCCCATCCAGCTGTCGTGGAACGGCAACTACTGCGCCGCCGGTAACTACCTGGGCGTGGACCTGAAGAACAACCCGGACCTGGTGGCCCAGAACGCCACCATCGCCTGGCGCACGGGCCTCTGGTTCTGGATGACCCAGACGGGCGCCGGCTCCATGACCGCCCACAACGCCATCATCAACAACGCGGGCTTCGGGCAGACCATCCGCTCCATCAACGGGGCGCTGGAGTGCGACGGCAAGAACCCGGGCCAGGTCGACAGCCGCGTCAACAACTACAACCGCTTCCTGCAGATGCTGGGTGGCACCGCCGTCGGCAACAGCCGCTGCTAA
- a CDS encoding SCP2 sterol-binding domain-containing protein: MPRFPSKEWCEEAVRLTNADPEAAQAGQGWKGDFGAVVDAEPGKLDRTFVAYLEPKDGRIVKLRILEDPDDLEEFDPAYVARAPYSVWKQLLQGTLDPVEAVLRRRIAVKGDLQPLIERMRFKGIADRVFAQLQTDYADER; the protein is encoded by the coding sequence ATGCCGAGATTCCCGTCGAAGGAATGGTGTGAGGAAGCGGTGCGCCTCACCAACGCGGACCCCGAGGCCGCCCAGGCCGGGCAGGGGTGGAAGGGGGACTTTGGGGCCGTGGTGGACGCCGAGCCGGGGAAGCTGGACCGGACGTTCGTGGCCTACCTCGAGCCCAAGGACGGCCGCATCGTGAAGCTGCGGATCCTGGAGGATCCGGACGACCTGGAGGAGTTCGACCCCGCCTATGTGGCGCGGGCGCCCTACTCGGTGTGGAAGCAGCTGCTGCAGGGCACCCTGGATCCAGTGGAGGCGGTGCTCCGGCGCCGCATCGCCGTGAAGGGGGATCTCCAGCCGCTCATCGAGCGGATGCGGTTCAAGGGCATCGCGGACCGCGTGTTCGCGCAGCTCCAGACGGACTACGCGGACGAGCGGTGA